In a single window of the Litorilituus sediminis genome:
- the gspD gene encoding type II secretion system secretin GspD — translation MMNLFKRQSASLLTQNKSSFSKAKHLLLAITAACAINTVCLVSQSFAAQYSPNFKGTEIAEFVNIVGKNLKKTMIVDPNVRGKINVRSYDLLTEEQYYQFFLNVLEVYGYAAVEMDNNIIKIIRNKDAKTAAIPVVGSGSNILGDEMVTRVVEVKNVTVRELVPLLRQLSDQAGGGNVVNYDPANVIMLTGTAATVNRLVKIIERVDRAGDQDVEIIKLAYASAGEMVRIIEAMNKPTGGAKAAQPTFLIPKIVADDRSNSVIISGEIQARERVAKLVKRLDSELETNGNTRVYYLKYSKAEDLVKVLKGVSESIAEESKGTTTKSRASQKRDISIDAHESTNAIVITAQPDMLASLEAVIRQLDIPRKQVLVEAIIVEVLEGDGVSLGVQWYNEQGGFTQFTNGPASISQVAAGAYAAEGEEASQTKVTNPDGTITESNNPATKGDYTLLAQVLGNVSGMMFGVMKNDWGAIVQAVSSDTNSNILATPSITTIDNEEAYFIVGQEVPIITGSATGSNNNNPFQTVERQEVGIKLRVTPQINEGDAVQLIIEQEVSSVSGATGVDISINKREIKTTVMAENGATVILGGLIDEDVQESVQKVPLLGDIPILGHLFKSTTNSTRKRNLMVFLRPTIVSDSALMSEMSQAKYNYIRADQLRKHEEGLSLMSNENMPILPEWDDKLTLPPSFEEYQQSIKEQKQQDKLQEPSLEDYQKFLDAEKDKKAAEEKH, via the coding sequence ATGATGAATCTTTTCAAGCGCCAAAGCGCCTCTTTATTAACGCAAAATAAATCTAGCTTTTCTAAGGCTAAGCATTTGCTACTAGCGATTACTGCGGCATGTGCAATTAACACGGTTTGTTTGGTCAGCCAGTCTTTTGCTGCACAATATTCGCCGAACTTTAAGGGCACGGAAATAGCTGAGTTTGTCAATATTGTCGGTAAAAACTTGAAGAAGACCATGATTGTTGATCCTAATGTTCGTGGCAAAATCAATGTTCGTAGCTATGACTTGCTAACAGAAGAGCAATATTATCAATTCTTCTTAAATGTCCTTGAAGTATACGGTTATGCGGCCGTAGAAATGGATAACAACATTATTAAAATCATTCGCAATAAGGATGCTAAAACAGCGGCTATTCCAGTTGTTGGGAGTGGTAGCAATATTCTTGGTGATGAAATGGTCACCCGTGTTGTGGAAGTGAAAAATGTTACCGTACGTGAGCTAGTGCCATTATTAAGACAGCTGTCAGACCAAGCAGGTGGCGGTAATGTGGTTAACTACGACCCTGCTAACGTTATTATGCTAACGGGAACCGCGGCAACGGTGAATCGTTTAGTTAAAATTATTGAACGCGTTGATAGAGCCGGTGACCAAGACGTAGAAATCATCAAGTTAGCATATGCTTCAGCGGGTGAAATGGTTCGTATTATTGAAGCCATGAACAAGCCTACAGGTGGCGCCAAAGCAGCACAGCCAACCTTTTTAATTCCGAAAATTGTTGCCGACGATAGATCGAACAGCGTTATTATCAGCGGTGAAATTCAGGCGCGTGAACGTGTTGCTAAATTAGTTAAGCGTTTAGATAGCGAGCTAGAAACTAACGGTAATACTCGAGTCTATTATTTAAAATATTCAAAAGCAGAAGATTTAGTTAAGGTACTTAAAGGTGTTAGTGAGTCTATTGCTGAAGAAAGTAAAGGTACAACAACTAAATCTCGCGCTAGTCAAAAACGTGATATCAGTATTGATGCCCACGAATCAACTAATGCTATTGTTATAACCGCACAGCCAGATATGTTAGCGTCTTTAGAGGCGGTTATTCGTCAACTCGATATTCCACGAAAGCAAGTCTTGGTTGAAGCCATTATTGTTGAAGTATTAGAAGGCGATGGCGTTAGCTTAGGCGTGCAATGGTATAACGAGCAAGGTGGTTTTACCCAGTTTACTAATGGCCCTGCCTCTATTAGTCAAGTAGCGGCTGGAGCATATGCAGCTGAAGGTGAAGAAGCTAGTCAAACAAAAGTAACAAACCCTGATGGGACGATTACAGAGTCTAATAATCCTGCGACTAAAGGTGATTATACGCTACTCGCTCAAGTGCTCGGTAACGTTAGCGGTATGATGTTTGGCGTTATGAAGAATGATTGGGGCGCTATTGTGCAGGCGGTGAGTAGTGATACTAATTCCAATATTTTAGCTACGCCAAGTATCACTACCATAGATAATGAAGAAGCATATTTTATTGTTGGTCAAGAAGTGCCAATTATTACTGGCTCGGCAACGGGCAGTAATAATAACAACCCATTTCAAACGGTAGAACGACAAGAAGTAGGTATTAAGCTACGCGTTACGCCACAAATTAATGAAGGTGATGCGGTTCAACTAATTATTGAGCAAGAAGTTTCTTCCGTAAGTGGCGCAACAGGTGTTGATATTTCTATTAATAAAAGAGAAATCAAAACTACCGTTATGGCGGAAAATGGCGCAACCGTTATTCTTGGTGGCTTAATTGATGAAGACGTACAAGAAAGCGTGCAAAAAGTACCATTACTAGGTGATATTCCGATCCTTGGCCATTTATTTAAATCAACCACTAATAGTACGCGCAAGCGTAATTTGATGGTGTTCTTACGCCCAACGATCGTTAGTGATAGTGCCTTAATGTCAGAGATGAGCCAAGCGAAATATAACTATATTCGTGCCGATCAACTGCGTAAGCACGAAGAAGGCTTATCATTAATGAGTAATGAGAACATGCCAATTCTGCCTGAGTGGGATGATAAATTAACCTTGCCACCGTCATTTGAAGAATATCAGCAGTCAATTAAAGAGCAGAAACAGCAAGATAAGTTGCAAGAGCCATCGTTAGAAGATTATCAAAAGTTTCTTGATGCCGAGAAAGATAAAAAAGCAGCGGAAGAAAAACACTAA
- the hslO gene encoding Hsp33 family molecular chaperone HslO — protein MSQFDVLNRYLFADCHARGELVQLDESYKAILKNHNYPVGVQQLLGEVLAATSLLTATLKFEGEITVQLQGDGPIGYISVNGNNNQQMRGIAKLKEATQATGLRALIGKGTMVITIRPSKGEAYQGVVALEQDTIAGCLAHYFEVSEQIPTQIWLFTDTDKQQVGGALVQLLPDGEDKAKQQADYEHLCQLTNTIKAEEIFTLEAEALLYRLYHQEQVNLFDPQAVSYVCGCSEEKCLAAISQIEPSEIKAILAEQGKISMHCDYCLTSYDFDEAKLQSFISKVSH, from the coding sequence ATGAGCCAATTTGATGTATTAAACCGCTATTTATTTGCCGATTGCCACGCACGTGGTGAACTAGTGCAACTAGATGAAAGCTATAAAGCCATCCTAAAAAATCATAACTACCCTGTTGGTGTTCAGCAATTGCTGGGTGAAGTACTAGCAGCAACCAGCCTATTAACAGCCACCTTAAAGTTTGAAGGTGAAATTACTGTTCAATTACAAGGTGATGGCCCTATCGGTTATATTTCAGTAAATGGTAATAACAATCAGCAAATGCGCGGTATTGCCAAGCTTAAAGAAGCAACACAAGCAACAGGTCTAAGAGCGCTTATTGGTAAAGGCACTATGGTTATCACTATTCGCCCTAGCAAAGGTGAAGCCTACCAAGGTGTGGTGGCACTTGAGCAAGATACTATTGCAGGTTGTTTAGCACACTATTTTGAGGTATCAGAACAAATTCCAACACAAATTTGGCTTTTCACAGATACTGACAAACAGCAAGTGGGCGGCGCTTTAGTACAATTGCTACCAGATGGTGAAGATAAAGCCAAGCAACAAGCTGACTATGAACACTTATGCCAATTAACCAACACAATTAAAGCAGAAGAGATCTTTACCTTAGAAGCTGAAGCTTTGCTGTATCGCTTATATCACCAAGAGCAAGTTAATTTGTTTGACCCGCAAGCGGTTAGCTATGTGTGTGGTTGTTCAGAAGAGAAGTGTTTAGCGGCAATTTCACAAATTGAACCAAGTGAAATTAAAGCCATTTTGGCTGAGCAAGGCAAAATTTCGATGCACTGCGACTATTGTTTAACAAGCTACGATTTTGATGAAGCTAAACTACAAAGTTTCATTTCGAAAGTTTCTCATTAA
- the gspC gene encoding type II secretion system protein GspC, which yields MAFPSNMTPYLALAAKLPQKKIAQLISILLLIYVAYVFAKITWLLVPQPAMTQPVAATGLSNTALANTNKSFNIAELQALNLFGVYNEQDKKQETVVEVQDAPETKLKLVLSGLVASDSVETAAAIIEYQGKQETYGIGDLIKGTRASLEKVLMDRVLIKQSGRLETLMLEGFDFKKPARAIEQTASTTKKTSRPSPKKSEVLDQRNNKQLSASAKDLRADLTKDPGKITDYLRIQPKRKQGKIIGYALRPGKKADFFKASGLMPGDVAVQMNGFDLTAASEAAQALAEMKQARDVSLLVDRNGSLTEILFSID from the coding sequence ATGGCGTTTCCCTCTAATATGACACCTTACTTAGCCTTAGCTGCTAAGTTACCGCAGAAAAAAATAGCCCAACTGATCAGTATTTTATTATTGATTTATGTTGCTTATGTTTTTGCCAAAATAACTTGGTTGCTTGTGCCGCAACCTGCAATGACTCAGCCTGTGGCCGCAACTGGCTTGTCTAATACTGCTCTGGCTAATACAAATAAGTCTTTTAACATTGCTGAGTTACAAGCGTTAAACTTGTTTGGGGTTTATAACGAACAAGATAAAAAGCAAGAAACTGTAGTTGAAGTGCAAGATGCGCCAGAAACTAAATTGAAGTTGGTATTATCTGGCTTGGTTGCCAGTGATAGTGTTGAAACAGCAGCGGCAATTATTGAGTATCAAGGTAAACAAGAAACCTATGGTATTGGTGATCTAATTAAAGGTACTCGAGCGAGTTTAGAAAAAGTACTGATGGATCGAGTGCTGATAAAACAATCAGGCCGTTTAGAAACCTTAATGCTAGAAGGTTTTGATTTTAAAAAGCCAGCACGTGCTATTGAACAAACGGCATCGACCACGAAAAAAACGAGTCGTCCTAGCCCGAAAAAGTCTGAAGTGCTTGATCAACGTAATAATAAACAGTTAAGCGCATCAGCAAAAGATCTTCGTGCAGATTTAACAAAAGACCCGGGTAAAATAACGGACTATTTGCGTATTCAGCCTAAGCGTAAGCAAGGTAAAATCATTGGCTATGCTTTAAGGCCAGGTAAAAAAGCAGACTTTTTTAAAGCATCGGGTTTAATGCCGGGTGATGTTGCGGTACAAATGAATGGCTTCGATTTAACCGCTGCTAGTGAAGCCGCACAAGCGTTAGCTGAAATGAAACAAGCTAGAGATGTTTCATTATTAGTTGATCGCAATGGAAGTTTAACGGAAATCCTCTTTAGCATTGATTAG
- the gspE gene encoding type II secretion system ATPase GspE, with the protein MTVELVPEQTAEQDDELLVAEEQASNSWLLPFAFAKRHSVLISRNEEEAPHGCLYTLHCLAEVNFDIVLEVRRILKAPFVFDILQPTAFELLLTQAYQRDSSEAQQMMEDIGNEVDLYSLADEMVESEDLLENEDDAPIIKLINAMLSEAIKESASDIHIETFENALQIRFRVDGVLREVLKPNRKLASLLVSRIKVMAKLDIAEKRIPQDGRISLRIGGRAVDVRVSTMPTGHGERVVLRLLDKNAARLDLQDLGMTDAVRVNFSQLIDKPHGIILVTGPTGSGKSTTLYAGLSQIDAKERNILTVEDPIEYAIEGIGQTQVNTKVDMTFARGLRAILRQDPDVVMVGEIRDLETAQIAVQASLTGHLVLSTLHTNTAAGAITRMEDMGVEPFLLSSSLLGVLAQRLVRTLCPHCRESHLPDEEERELLGLAEGSTEVIYRAVGCEECSFKGYKGRTGIHELLTVDDKVRELIHNGHGEQTIEKYIRKTSASIRRDGFDKVMLGQTTLEEVLRVTRED; encoded by the coding sequence ATGACTGTTGAATTAGTACCAGAACAAACCGCAGAGCAAGACGATGAATTACTCGTAGCAGAAGAGCAAGCGAGTAACTCATGGTTATTGCCGTTTGCTTTTGCTAAGCGTCATAGTGTCTTAATCAGCCGTAATGAAGAAGAAGCTCCCCATGGTTGTTTATATACATTGCATTGTTTGGCAGAGGTTAATTTTGATATCGTTTTAGAAGTGCGCCGTATTTTAAAAGCACCTTTTGTTTTTGATATTTTACAGCCAACCGCCTTTGAATTATTGCTTACACAGGCATATCAGCGAGATTCATCTGAAGCACAGCAAATGATGGAAGATATAGGTAATGAAGTTGATCTTTATTCACTTGCTGATGAGATGGTTGAAAGTGAAGACTTGCTCGAAAATGAAGATGATGCGCCAATTATCAAATTAATTAATGCCATGCTCAGCGAGGCCATTAAAGAAAGCGCCTCTGATATCCATATTGAAACCTTTGAAAATGCCTTACAAATTCGTTTTCGCGTCGATGGCGTGTTACGAGAAGTCTTAAAGCCAAACCGTAAACTTGCCTCGTTATTAGTTTCGCGTATTAAGGTAATGGCAAAGCTTGATATCGCCGAAAAACGTATCCCACAAGATGGTCGTATATCGTTGCGAATCGGTGGTCGAGCGGTAGATGTGCGTGTTTCTACTATGCCAACAGGTCATGGTGAACGAGTAGTATTACGTTTACTGGATAAGAATGCCGCCCGCTTAGATTTACAAGATTTAGGTATGACAGATGCGGTGCGTGTTAACTTTTCACAGTTAATTGATAAACCGCATGGCATTATATTGGTTACAGGCCCTACCGGCTCAGGTAAAAGTACCACCTTATATGCAGGTTTATCACAAATTGATGCTAAAGAGCGCAATATTTTAACGGTTGAAGACCCTATTGAATATGCCATTGAAGGTATAGGGCAAACCCAAGTTAATACTAAGGTAGATATGACCTTTGCGCGTGGTTTAAGAGCAATATTACGTCAAGATCCTGATGTGGTCATGGTTGGTGAGATTCGAGATTTAGAAACCGCACAAATTGCTGTACAAGCGAGTTTAACAGGTCATTTAGTGTTATCGACACTTCATACTAATACCGCTGCTGGCGCTATTACCCGTATGGAAGATATGGGGGTTGAGCCTTTCCTACTTTCATCAAGCTTATTAGGTGTGTTAGCGCAGCGTTTGGTGCGTACCTTATGTCCGCACTGTCGTGAAAGTCACCTGCCTGATGAAGAAGAGCGAGAGCTATTAGGTTTGGCTGAGGGCTCAACTGAAGTGATTTATCGCGCGGTTGGCTGTGAAGAGTGTAGCTTTAAAGGTTACAAAGGCCGAACAGGTATTCACGAACTGTTAACGGTTGATGATAAGGTACGTGAGCTTATTCATAACGGTCATGGCGAGCAAACCATTGAAAAGTACATTCGAAAAACTAGCGCCAGTATTCGTCGTGATGGTTTTGATAAAGTAATGCTTGGGCAAACTACCCTAGAAGAAGTATTGCGTGTAACACGTGAAGACTAG
- a CDS encoding RNA-binding S4 domain-containing protein, whose translation MAASKAEKDNNATRLDKWLWAARFYKTRAIAKQMIDGGKVFYNGQRTKSGKSVALGDIIKIRQGYEEKEVEVIALADKRRDATFAQTLYQETEQSLASREKNALARKQGILLSPASETKPDKKQRRQIRQFKERM comes from the coding sequence ATGGCAGCATCTAAAGCCGAAAAAGATAACAACGCTACTCGCTTAGATAAGTGGTTATGGGCAGCAAGGTTTTATAAAACTCGCGCCATTGCCAAACAAATGATTGATGGCGGCAAGGTTTTTTATAATGGCCAACGCACTAAATCAGGTAAATCAGTTGCCTTAGGCGATATTATAAAAATACGCCAAGGTTATGAAGAAAAAGAAGTTGAAGTCATTGCCCTTGCAGATAAAAGGCGCGATGCCACCTTTGCCCAGACCCTTTATCAAGAAACAGAGCAAAGCTTAGCCAGCCGTGAAAAAAATGCTTTAGCGCGTAAGCAAGGCATTTTATTAAGCCCTGCCAGTGAAACTAAACCAGATAAAAAACAACGCCGACAAATCAGGCAATTTAAAGAAAGGATGTAA